The following coding sequences are from one Bifidobacterium sp. window:
- a CDS encoding glycoside hydrolase family 3 protein, whose amino-acid sequence MSTRKNRRLPLPIAVIAYIVSVAVIVGLIIGNLYANKYSDLISVYFNQKTYQIQNSGDTSDSEYFKSSFSTDEEREAYLKKIGQQISAEGATLLKNDNGLPLAKSARVSVFGQDSVDSIYGGGGAGSIDLTKSVSLEAGLKNAGLTLNPTLSDFYTNGAGKEYRKKTPDVYGQGSFEVNEVPVSAYTQQVKDSFSQYADAAIVVIGRSGGESSDISTTADAQGNTYLQLTKDEKDTLSLATSEFDKVIVLLNTSTPIESGFLNDYPIQAALWIGSLGQEGSNAVGKLLTGASNPSGSLVDTYAYDSKSAPSIENFGSYSISNSQVENGNTYMVYGEGIYVGYLYYETRYEDVVLGNDSSSSYDYTKTVQFPFGYGESYTEFKWSDYTVDEQDDNFKVSVNVENSGDTAGKDTVQIYMQQPYTAYDQSNGIEKPSVQLVGYSKTKNLKAGESQTVTVTVPKELMKSYDSQGKQTYIVDSGDYYLTAGHNAHDAVNNVLAAKGKTTADGMDANGNASFTSKYTQNEQDDSTYSKSLATGNAISNQFTNADISTYDSTFKYLSRQDWEGTWPTVYANGKWNAPQEFLKALEISSDDEASSSSESTSSQGDANDTLTVAALRDEDFDSSLWDTLMNQASIEDLDELVRMGGYATKELESIGLPATTDKDGPAGISDTLVGGASGQGYAPAIVLASTWNDQLSEDFGNAIGEDSLALGVTGWYAPSMNIHRSPYSGRNFEYYSEDAFLSGGIGAATVKGAQEKGVLPFVKHFALNDQETNRIGISIFANEQSIRQVYLAPFETAVRDGKALGMMASMNRIGALWSGADAGLMTSTLRDEWGFQGAVVTDQASFAVFAYEDRAQGLAAGTDLWLNTDASLWKFDESNLSEARQQNIRRAAKNIAFAISRSNAMNGLTSDGKIVRVTPPWRMLTYAGTALVALIVLAGAGYTTLKLIKQRKEQPQQTQAAAQ is encoded by the coding sequence ATGTCAACAAGAAAGAATAGACGCCTCCCACTGCCAATTGCAGTGATAGCCTACATTGTCAGTGTTGCTGTGATCGTCGGATTGATTATCGGCAATCTCTATGCAAATAAGTATTCGGACCTCATCTCCGTATACTTCAATCAAAAAACATATCAAATACAAAATTCTGGTGACACCAGTGATAGCGAGTATTTTAAGAGCAGCTTCTCGACAGATGAAGAACGTGAAGCGTATCTCAAAAAAATCGGTCAACAAATATCTGCAGAAGGTGCCACACTTCTCAAGAACGACAACGGTCTGCCACTAGCAAAGAGTGCCAGAGTAAGCGTTTTTGGACAGGATTCTGTAGACTCAATTTATGGCGGTGGTGGGGCAGGTTCAATTGACCTCACTAAATCTGTATCACTTGAAGCTGGACTCAAGAATGCAGGGCTCACTCTTAACCCAACATTAAGCGATTTTTACACAAATGGAGCTGGCAAAGAGTACCGGAAAAAAACTCCTGATGTGTATGGTCAAGGTAGCTTCGAAGTCAATGAAGTACCCGTATCTGCATATACGCAACAGGTAAAAGACAGTTTTTCACAGTATGCAGATGCCGCAATTGTTGTTATAGGACGTTCCGGCGGAGAATCTAGCGATATCAGCACCACCGCAGATGCTCAGGGCAACACCTATCTTCAACTCACCAAGGATGAAAAAGATACACTGTCCTTAGCTACTAGCGAGTTCGACAAAGTCATTGTGCTGCTGAACACATCCACACCAATAGAATCAGGCTTTCTTAACGATTACCCAATTCAAGCAGCCTTGTGGATTGGATCACTCGGGCAAGAGGGTTCAAACGCTGTCGGCAAGCTGTTAACCGGAGCATCAAACCCTTCTGGATCGCTCGTCGACACTTATGCATATGACTCAAAAAGCGCGCCAAGCATAGAAAATTTCGGCTCATACTCCATTAGCAATTCGCAGGTCGAAAATGGCAACACCTATATGGTTTATGGTGAAGGCATTTACGTCGGCTATTTATATTATGAGACTCGATACGAAGATGTGGTGCTGGGCAACGATTCATCATCGTCATATGACTACACCAAAACAGTCCAATTCCCCTTTGGATATGGCGAATCCTATACAGAGTTCAAGTGGTCTGATTACACCGTCGACGAGCAGGACGACAATTTCAAGGTCTCTGTAAACGTGGAAAATAGCGGGGATACTGCTGGCAAAGATACTGTTCAAATTTATATGCAGCAGCCATACACCGCTTATGACCAAAGCAATGGTATCGAGAAACCTTCAGTACAACTTGTTGGCTATAGCAAAACGAAAAATCTGAAGGCAGGCGAATCACAAACCGTAACAGTGACTGTCCCTAAAGAACTCATGAAAAGCTATGATTCACAAGGCAAACAAACATATATCGTCGACAGTGGTGATTACTACCTCACAGCTGGGCACAACGCACATGACGCTGTGAATAATGTACTCGCCGCCAAAGGAAAAACTACTGCTGATGGTATGGATGCCAACGGCAATGCATCCTTCACCAGTAAGTACACCCAGAATGAGCAAGACGACAGCACATATAGCAAATCGCTAGCCACCGGTAATGCTATTTCCAATCAGTTTACTAATGCAGATATCAGCACTTACGACAGCACATTCAAATATCTCAGTCGTCAAGATTGGGAAGGTACTTGGCCGACAGTGTATGCCAACGGTAAGTGGAATGCACCGCAGGAATTCCTCAAAGCTCTCGAAATTTCCAGTGATGATGAAGCATCATCATCATCCGAATCCACTTCTTCTCAGGGCGACGCTAATGACACTCTTACTGTTGCCGCATTACGAGATGAAGATTTCGACAGCTCACTATGGGACACTTTGATGAATCAAGCGTCGATTGAAGACCTTGATGAGTTGGTAAGAATGGGAGGATACGCCACCAAAGAGCTTGAAAGCATCGGGCTCCCCGCTACAACCGACAAAGATGGACCTGCTGGAATCTCTGACACGCTAGTTGGCGGTGCTAGTGGACAGGGCTATGCACCAGCGATTGTTCTAGCATCTACATGGAATGATCAACTCAGTGAAGACTTTGGCAATGCAATCGGGGAAGATAGCCTTGCTCTAGGTGTCACAGGTTGGTATGCGCCGTCAATGAATATCCACCGATCTCCATATAGCGGAAGAAATTTTGAATATTATTCAGAGGATGCTTTCTTATCGGGAGGCATCGGTGCTGCCACAGTCAAAGGCGCACAGGAGAAAGGCGTATTGCCATTTGTGAAGCATTTTGCGCTCAACGACCAAGAAACCAACCGTATAGGTATATCCATTTTTGCCAATGAGCAATCAATCAGACAAGTGTATCTTGCTCCATTTGAAACAGCTGTCAGAGATGGAAAAGCTCTTGGCATGATGGCCAGCATGAACCGTATCGGCGCACTGTGGTCAGGCGCTGACGCAGGGTTAATGACGTCCACTCTCAGAGACGAATGGGGATTCCAAGGAGCAGTAGTTACCGATCAGGCATCCTTTGCTGTATTTGCCTATGAAGACAGAGCACAAGGCTTAGCAGCAGGAACAGATCTTTGGCTCAACACTGACGCTAGCCTCTGGAAGTTTGACGAATCCAATTTATCTGAGGCTCGACAGCAAAACATACGCCGAGCAGCGAAGAATATAGCTTTCGCTATTTCTCGAAGTAATGCTATGAACGGTCTCACTTCTGACGGGAAAATTGTTAGAGTTACTCCACCATGGCGAATGCTCACATACGCAGGGACTGCTCTCGTAGCTCTGATTGTTCTGGCGGGCGCGGGATACACCACTCTAAAACTTATCAAACAGCGCAAGGAGCAACCACAGCAAACTCAAGCAGCCGCTCAGTAA
- a CDS encoding PucR family transcriptional regulator, which yields MSITVGELLKINGLHLRLLNHASLEALRHHIVWIHQSEILDSRTFSEPGEVLLTVGLNLPEWDSDARGDNLRQQQSHFESVCEEYIIGMCEAGVLACGFGTGVKHRKVPDVLVDVAEKNDLPVFEVPLEIPFQAIEKEVFHSLAEDEYADLRTVYSAQRRLIAAAHSENPTHSVILKTAESIGGWAAFLAPTGEVVDSSHIAPRGVARDLGLEFIERRNMQRDSSHRPRTMFFLRDGLDCSISEVLYNSVETLGYVVAGIQQSEKSDMSLRSAVTVAAEILSVSAPVSRLESRRMSHTRSVVLRQAFNGDTSLARELSDDLWGGAPRSPIKVCCIRDAGVEHHEETRSDILVAREIYESLSSRVEMIRADATLVHSSNPVLFGFHDAMLWIVMDANSEQSVLQTLSSVLKGRRESIGISAEHSWSDLTKAADEALLSEKLGGYASAIVSGFSYAGKLTSVASQGDISVPVMGIDRLASLNQLDLVAPEIADAFANAFFDPLLGDEVKSTRQGTILMSTLMSFVDCSFNIKHCSEKLGVHRHTIENRIIKIQQMLGVDFARAEDVSRVWFAANAFKRSQARNAQGLAPMQP from the coding sequence ATGTCAATTACAGTTGGGGAGCTTCTTAAAATCAACGGTCTTCATTTGCGTTTGTTGAATCACGCCAGTCTAGAAGCGTTACGACATCACATCGTTTGGATTCATCAAAGTGAAATTTTGGATTCACGAACCTTCTCCGAGCCAGGGGAGGTGCTGCTCACTGTTGGTTTGAACTTACCGGAGTGGGATAGTGATGCTCGCGGTGATAATTTGCGGCAACAACAATCGCATTTCGAATCTGTCTGCGAGGAATACATCATAGGTATGTGTGAAGCAGGCGTATTGGCTTGTGGTTTTGGGACGGGTGTGAAACATCGTAAGGTACCTGATGTATTAGTTGATGTTGCTGAAAAGAACGATCTTCCTGTGTTCGAAGTGCCGCTTGAAATTCCTTTCCAAGCGATAGAAAAAGAAGTATTCCATTCGCTTGCTGAAGACGAATATGCAGATTTGCGGACCGTGTATTCAGCACAGCGGCGTTTAATTGCAGCCGCGCATTCAGAGAACCCAACTCATTCAGTTATTTTGAAAACAGCGGAAAGTATCGGTGGATGGGCTGCATTCCTAGCTCCTACAGGGGAAGTTGTTGATAGTTCACACATCGCTCCGCGAGGCGTTGCTAGAGATCTTGGTCTTGAGTTTATTGAGCGTCGAAACATGCAACGAGACTCCAGCCATAGACCCAGAACGATGTTTTTTCTGCGAGATGGCTTAGATTGCAGCATTTCCGAGGTGCTATACAACAGTGTGGAAACATTAGGCTATGTAGTTGCAGGGATACAACAGTCAGAAAAGTCAGATATGTCATTGCGCTCTGCAGTTACCGTTGCAGCTGAGATACTTTCTGTAAGTGCTCCGGTTAGTAGGTTGGAATCACGACGGATGAGCCATACGCGTTCGGTCGTTCTTCGGCAGGCGTTCAACGGAGATACATCTCTGGCAAGAGAACTGAGTGATGATTTGTGGGGTGGTGCTCCTCGTTCACCTATCAAGGTCTGTTGCATTCGCGATGCAGGTGTAGAACATCATGAAGAAACGCGTAGTGACATACTCGTCGCTCGAGAGATTTATGAAAGCTTGTCTTCTAGAGTGGAGATGATTCGTGCGGATGCAACCTTGGTGCACAGCTCAAATCCGGTTCTATTTGGTTTCCATGATGCTATGTTGTGGATTGTGATGGATGCCAATAGCGAGCAATCGGTACTGCAAACCCTCTCCAGTGTGTTGAAGGGGAGAAGAGAAAGTATTGGGATTTCGGCTGAACATTCCTGGAGTGATCTGACAAAAGCTGCAGATGAAGCCCTGCTGTCTGAAAAGCTTGGGGGCTATGCGAGCGCTATTGTTTCGGGATTTTCATATGCGGGGAAGCTAACTAGTGTGGCTTCGCAGGGGGATATCAGTGTTCCAGTTATGGGAATAGACCGCCTTGCATCACTTAATCAATTGGATCTTGTCGCGCCAGAAATCGCGGACGCATTCGCAAATGCCTTTTTTGATCCACTTCTCGGTGATGAGGTAAAGAGTACACGTCAGGGGACAATTTTGATGAGTACACTGATGTCCTTCGTTGACTGCTCTTTCAACATCAAACACTGTTCAGAAAAACTTGGAGTGCACCGGCACACCATTGAGAATCGAATTATCAAGATTCAGCAGATGCTCGGCGTGGATTTCGCACGAGCCGAGGATGTATCTCGTGTATGGTTCGCTGCAAATGCTTTTAAACGTAGCCAAGCTAGAAATGCTCAAGGACTTGCACCAATGCAACCTTGA
- a CDS encoding aspartate aminotransferase family protein, with protein MDVQFSDYEAYLSPALYKTTDLVVERGLGSHIWTTDGTKYLDWVQGIAVNALGHSHPKVVAAITEQVAKLTTASFNMVNYPTTLQLAKRIAQAAPGELSSTFFSNGGAEATDGALKLARAYTKRPGIIAFKGSFHGRTFGAMSVTASNSKYRKYAEPLVGGIHFATYPSVDQCPDGYDAEQRSQWCLNDIQRIFDYICAPDETAAILVEPIQGEGGYVVPPDSFLKGLRSLCDAHGILLIFDEIQAGYGRTGTMFASEHAGVVPDIMTLGKALAGGIPASAVVSTPEIMEEWHPGMHGGTFGGNPIMGAAGLAVLDEFAASDILTNVNKMGDYLRLQLLKLKDQYPIVHDVRGLGLMLAIELDHSDGRSGGDLVEITRAQALKRHMLTLSCGVKGNGMRMATPLNVTQDVIDEGIAILDESLAQAQQADA; from the coding sequence ATGGATGTTCAATTCAGCGATTACGAAGCCTATCTCTCACCAGCACTATACAAAACTACTGATTTAGTCGTTGAGCGAGGCCTGGGGAGCCATATCTGGACCACTGACGGTACCAAATATTTAGATTGGGTACAGGGGATTGCCGTAAATGCCCTTGGACACAGTCATCCCAAGGTAGTAGCGGCGATTACCGAACAGGTAGCTAAGCTCACCACAGCTTCATTCAATATGGTGAATTACCCGACCACACTCCAATTAGCAAAACGTATTGCACAGGCAGCACCTGGCGAATTGTCGAGCACATTTTTCTCTAACGGAGGCGCAGAAGCCACCGATGGTGCTCTGAAACTAGCCAGAGCCTACACCAAACGGCCTGGAATCATCGCATTCAAAGGTTCATTTCACGGCCGGACCTTCGGAGCAATGTCGGTCACTGCTTCAAACTCCAAATATCGCAAATATGCCGAACCTTTAGTAGGTGGCATCCATTTCGCAACATACCCCTCAGTGGATCAATGCCCTGATGGCTATGATGCTGAACAGCGTAGCCAGTGGTGTTTGAACGATATCCAAAGAATTTTTGACTATATCTGCGCACCAGATGAGACCGCAGCAATTCTAGTGGAGCCCATCCAAGGAGAGGGAGGCTACGTTGTTCCGCCTGATTCCTTCCTCAAAGGATTAAGAAGTCTATGTGACGCTCATGGCATTCTCCTAATCTTCGATGAAATCCAAGCAGGATATGGAAGAACCGGCACCATGTTTGCCTCTGAACATGCTGGAGTTGTACCTGACATCATGACTCTCGGCAAAGCGCTAGCCGGTGGTATACCCGCAAGCGCAGTAGTCAGCACACCTGAAATCATGGAGGAATGGCATCCAGGTATGCACGGCGGAACCTTTGGCGGCAATCCAATAATGGGAGCTGCTGGCCTAGCGGTACTCGATGAGTTTGCAGCATCAGATATTCTCACGAATGTCAACAAGATGGGTGACTATCTTCGCTTGCAATTGCTCAAGCTCAAGGATCAATATCCAATCGTGCACGATGTTCGAGGCTTGGGACTCATGCTGGCCATTGAGCTTGATCATAGTGATGGTAGATCAGGTGGCGATTTGGTTGAAATTACTAGGGCACAGGCGCTGAAACGACATATGCTCACGCTCTCATGTGGCGTGAAAGGCAACGGTATGCGCATGGCAACACCTCTTAATGTCACTCAAGACGTTATTGACGAAGGCATAGCCATTCTTGATGAAAGCTTGGCACAAGCACAACAAGCTGACGCATAA
- a CDS encoding C-terminal binding protein codes for MSTNDLMHISYFNISGGLDYEQSLLESWHMEHLVELHSVTCETPDEETFIAANQKADGVVVEYFNISDSIIDRLPRLKVVGLQSIGTDMVDKRAATAHGIAVTNAPGFCQQEVATTAIAMMLDLNRKISFYDRSVRKGRWEPLDGRMPHRLQGQTVGLVFFGGIPQTMMPVLRALGVNVVVFAPTKTAEFIAGFGAEKVETLAELLKRSDVVSLHTPLITETYHLISEHEFAMMKSSAVIINTARGSIIDEKALVAALQSHVIAGAGIDVIEDEESEQSALKTLDNVVINPHAAFLSQESFYQAREMALRGMVDVLVDHTTPRYLVNTAWNAAQRGDAA; via the coding sequence ATGAGCACCAACGACTTGATGCACATTTCATATTTCAACATTTCCGGAGGTTTGGATTATGAGCAGAGCCTTCTTGAATCGTGGCATATGGAACACCTTGTCGAACTCCATAGCGTCACTTGCGAAACTCCCGATGAGGAAACATTTATCGCCGCAAATCAAAAAGCAGATGGTGTGGTGGTCGAATATTTCAATATAAGCGACAGCATTATTGATCGTTTACCGCGGTTGAAGGTAGTTGGTCTGCAATCAATAGGCACCGATATGGTCGATAAGCGAGCAGCAACTGCACACGGTATTGCGGTAACTAATGCTCCTGGCTTCTGCCAGCAAGAAGTAGCCACTACTGCAATAGCTATGATGCTAGATCTCAACCGCAAGATTAGTTTCTACGATCGAAGTGTCCGTAAGGGACGATGGGAACCTCTTGATGGTAGGATGCCGCACCGATTGCAAGGTCAAACCGTTGGTCTGGTATTTTTCGGTGGCATTCCTCAAACCATGATGCCTGTTCTGCGAGCGCTAGGTGTGAATGTTGTGGTATTCGCGCCTACTAAAACTGCTGAGTTTATAGCCGGTTTTGGAGCAGAAAAAGTTGAGACGCTTGCTGAGCTCCTTAAGCGCTCAGATGTCGTCTCTCTGCATACTCCTCTGATTACAGAAACATATCATCTGATCTCAGAGCATGAATTTGCAATGATGAAGAGCAGCGCGGTGATTATCAACACTGCACGCGGTAGCATCATCGACGAGAAGGCCTTGGTTGCTGCACTTCAATCGCATGTGATTGCAGGCGCAGGAATTGATGTAATCGAGGATGAAGAGAGCGAGCAATCAGCGCTAAAAACCCTTGACAATGTCGTTATCAATCCACATGCGGCATTTCTTTCTCAAGAGTCGTTTTACCAGGCGCGAGAAATGGCCTTGAGAGGCATGGTGGATGTGCTGGTTGACCACACCACACCCCGTTATCTCGTCAATACAGCTTGGAATGCTGCGCAAAGAGGTGATGCAGCATGA
- a CDS encoding zinc-binding dehydrogenase — protein MRAAIYNGLRDITLKHVPDPVIEQPTDAVVRIEASAVCGSDLWTYRGQGAAPGTRIGHEFAGEVLAIGSAVEQVAVGDWVIVPFRFSCGQCRYCRSGLQSSCSNGGFWGRDTPDAGQGEAARIPFADGTLVKALPSGERPDSSLVPSLLALSDVFSTGYHAAYSAHINPGDTVVVVGDGAVGLSAIQAARLLGAGLVINAGSSHIDRNALASDCGADHIVTTRGEEAIEAIRTLTHGLMADVVLECVGSSSSFATALDCAAPGGTVSYVGLPHGVQVSPAELFSRNITLTGGICPARRYIGGLLPLVLDNRVQAGVVFNNSYHLSSIAQAYQDMDQRVTVKAIIQ, from the coding sequence ATGAGAGCAGCTATCTACAACGGATTGCGCGATATCACTCTGAAGCATGTTCCAGATCCTGTAATTGAACAGCCCACGGACGCCGTGGTACGCATTGAGGCTAGTGCAGTATGCGGCTCTGACCTGTGGACTTACCGTGGGCAAGGTGCTGCACCAGGCACTCGTATCGGGCACGAATTCGCTGGCGAAGTACTGGCAATTGGTTCCGCCGTAGAGCAGGTGGCTGTTGGCGATTGGGTTATAGTCCCATTCCGTTTTAGTTGCGGACAGTGCCGGTATTGCCGTAGTGGTCTGCAGTCCAGCTGCAGTAACGGCGGCTTTTGGGGTCGAGACACACCCGATGCGGGCCAAGGTGAAGCTGCACGAATACCCTTTGCTGACGGAACCTTAGTGAAAGCTCTGCCTAGCGGCGAGCGTCCCGACTCATCATTGGTACCGTCATTGTTGGCATTGAGTGATGTGTTCTCAACCGGATATCACGCTGCATACAGCGCTCATATCAATCCTGGCGACACCGTTGTGGTTGTAGGCGACGGTGCGGTCGGACTCAGTGCTATACAGGCAGCACGATTGCTTGGTGCAGGTCTGGTTATTAATGCTGGAAGTAGTCACATCGATAGAAATGCCTTGGCCAGTGATTGCGGAGCCGACCACATCGTTACCACCAGGGGTGAGGAAGCTATCGAGGCAATTCGCACTCTTACGCATGGTCTGATGGCTGATGTGGTTCTCGAATGTGTCGGGTCATCATCTTCATTTGCAACAGCTCTAGACTGTGCTGCTCCTGGAGGAACTGTGAGTTACGTTGGTTTACCTCACGGTGTGCAAGTGAGCCCTGCCGAATTGTTCTCACGCAATATCACCTTGACTGGAGGGATATGCCCTGCCCGACGTTATATCGGAGGTCTGCTCCCCTTAGTTCTGGATAACCGCGTTCAAGCAGGAGTGGTGTTCAACAACAGTTACCACTTGTCGTCAATCGCACAGGCATATCAAGACATGGATCAGCGTGTGACGGTGAAGGCGATCATCCAATGA
- a CDS encoding amino acid ABC transporter permease, translating to MMIDTIVWPVLMGLPLTLLLSVSAFAIGFVLAVPISLASVSKSAPIRGLAQLIIWIERGIPPLVWLMLLYFGIEIGTVRLTSLQAGILGLSIVSMGYLSEILRSGFKAIPNGQFEAAQALGLGYASRYSRVIFPQAIRTMIPSFTTYFIGLLKDSTLASAIGVGEMAFKASLVSRQSSQAGVTPFFVAALFYILISIPIALLARRTESIQLEGGR from the coding sequence ATGATGATTGACACCATCGTATGGCCGGTCTTGATGGGACTTCCACTGACTCTATTACTTTCGGTGTCAGCTTTCGCGATTGGCTTTGTGCTTGCTGTTCCTATTTCTCTCGCTAGCGTCAGCAAATCTGCACCTATACGAGGGCTCGCACAGCTCATCATTTGGATTGAACGAGGCATACCTCCGTTAGTGTGGCTGATGCTGCTGTATTTTGGTATAGAAATTGGCACAGTCAGACTTACTTCACTCCAAGCCGGAATTTTAGGCTTGAGCATCGTATCGATGGGGTATCTCTCTGAAATATTGCGTTCAGGGTTCAAAGCCATTCCGAACGGTCAATTCGAAGCTGCACAAGCACTTGGCCTTGGTTATGCAAGTCGGTATTCTCGTGTGATTTTCCCTCAAGCAATAAGGACGATGATTCCTTCTTTCACTACATATTTCATTGGACTGCTTAAAGATTCAACACTGGCTTCGGCTATCGGGGTAGGCGAAATGGCATTCAAAGCTAGCTTGGTTTCAAGACAGTCATCCCAGGCGGGCGTTACTCCATTTTTCGTAGCCGCACTGTTTTATATTCTCATCAGCATTCCTATAGCCTTGCTGGCACGCCGAACTGAAAGCATTCAGCTTGAAGGGGGCAGATAA
- a CDS encoding amino acid ABC transporter permease, whose protein sequence is MSETSWLSVWAGALPEMLDGLKLSLLITVVVILIGMPLGLLLSLGSGSRLKIVRWPCFAIVEIGRGTPALVTLYIIYYGLPDIGLTFSALISSFIGLSITTAAYSCEYIRSGLRSVPRSQIEAGQALDLKWSDIYRKIVIPQGMRIAIPALLGYSIQLFQMTSLTYNITVREITGISYSYGLQTFQYLAVFALAGLLYAAVSTLCTILVAWLERSVALH, encoded by the coding sequence ATGTCTGAAACCTCGTGGTTAAGCGTTTGGGCGGGTGCACTTCCCGAAATGCTCGACGGCTTGAAACTAAGCCTACTCATAACGGTTGTGGTCATCCTCATCGGCATGCCCCTCGGATTATTACTGTCATTAGGTTCGGGGAGCCGTCTCAAAATAGTGCGATGGCCTTGTTTCGCTATCGTTGAGATTGGTCGCGGAACCCCCGCCTTGGTGACTCTATATATTATCTACTATGGCTTACCTGATATTGGGCTCACCTTTAGTGCTCTAATCTCTTCATTCATTGGCCTATCAATCACCACAGCTGCATACTCATGTGAATATATCCGTTCAGGTTTGCGATCCGTGCCTCGCTCGCAGATTGAAGCTGGTCAAGCTCTGGATTTGAAATGGTCAGATATCTACAGAAAAATCGTGATCCCGCAAGGCATGCGTATAGCTATTCCTGCGCTGCTCGGTTATTCGATTCAACTGTTCCAAATGACCTCGCTGACATACAACATCACCGTCAGAGAAATAACGGGTATCTCATATTCCTACGGTTTACAAACCTTCCAATATCTTGCGGTGTTCGCTTTGGCTGGGTTGTTGTATGCGGCGGTTTCAACACTCTGCACAATACTCGTCGCTTGGCTTGAACGAAGCGTGGCTCTTCATTAG
- a CDS encoding substrate-binding periplasmic protein encodes MRNLKKAIVGSLSAVFMMSGLVACGSSSGASSSSSNCKAAHEFSTITTGQLTVAIPELPPFTSYKDNKATGIDPSIISKIADLECLSVSYTQVSFAEAIPAVQSNRADIAIGDYYRTKERAKVVGMSDAMYADQLGIVSKDGTDTLKSLEGKKVGTVDGYLWLNDTKKIWGDNLTIYSSNVEMREDIESGRIVAGFDSYATAAAYSKGKDYSSKVAKADSRVSSSVDGVQAGIPYTKTNTALGDALNADIKKLRDDGTLAKIFSDMGLDTSATKITSSDLI; translated from the coding sequence ATGAGAAATCTGAAGAAGGCAATAGTAGGATCGTTATCCGCAGTATTCATGATGTCTGGCTTAGTAGCATGCGGGTCATCATCCGGTGCTTCGAGCAGCTCATCTAACTGCAAAGCAGCCCACGAATTTAGCACGATCACCACAGGGCAACTCACTGTAGCCATTCCAGAGTTACCTCCATTTACCAGCTATAAGGATAATAAAGCTACAGGAATTGACCCATCCATCATTAGCAAAATAGCCGACCTTGAATGTCTCAGCGTGAGTTATACACAAGTTTCTTTCGCTGAAGCCATTCCCGCAGTTCAATCAAACCGAGCAGACATCGCAATCGGAGATTATTACCGCACCAAAGAACGCGCCAAAGTTGTCGGCATGTCTGACGCCATGTATGCCGATCAGCTGGGAATAGTGTCCAAGGATGGCACAGATACTCTGAAGTCGCTTGAAGGGAAAAAGGTTGGCACGGTCGACGGTTACCTCTGGTTAAACGACACTAAAAAGATTTGGGGTGACAATCTCACTATTTACTCCTCCAATGTTGAGATGCGCGAGGATATCGAATCAGGGAGAATCGTGGCAGGTTTTGATTCATATGCTACTGCTGCAGCATATTCGAAGGGTAAAGATTACAGCAGTAAGGTCGCCAAAGCGGATAGTCGAGTTTCTTCATCGGTCGACGGTGTACAAGCTGGAATCCCCTATACGAAAACCAACACCGCTCTTGGAGACGCACTAAATGCCGATATCAAGAAGCTTCGCGATGACGGTACTCTCGCTAAGATTTTCTCCGATATGGGTCTCGACACCAGCGCTACGAAAATCACCAGTAGTGACCTCATCTAA